A window from Helicobacter pylori NQ4053 encodes these proteins:
- the tlpB gene encoding methyl-accepting chemotaxis protein TlpB, whose translation MMFASVFASLGTRIMFVVLAALLGLGGLFIGFVKVIQKDVLVQLMEHLETGQYKKREKTLAYMTKIIEQGIHEYYKNFDNATARKMALDYFKRINDDKGMIYMVVVDKNGVVLFDPVNPKTVGQSGLDAQSVDGVYYVRGYLEAAKKGGGYTYYKMPKYDGGVPEKKFAYSHYDEVSQMVIATTSYYTDINTENKAIKEGVNKVFNENTAKLFLWILTATIALVVLTLIYAKLRIVKRIDELVLKINAFSHGDKDLRAKIDVGDRNDEISQVGRGINLFVENARLIMEEIKGISTSNKTSMDKLVQIAQETQKSMKDSSTTLNSVKNKATDVASMMNASIEQSQGLRKRLIETQGLVKESKDAIGDLFSQIIESAHTEEELSSKVEQLSRNADDVKSILDIINDIADQTNLLALNAAIEAARAGEHGRGFAVVADEVRNLAGRTQKSLAEINSTIMVIVQEINDVSSQMNLNSQKMERLSDMSKSVQETYEKMSSNLSSVVSDSNQSMDDYAKSGHQIEAMVSDFVEVEKVASKTLADSSDILNIATHVSGTTMNLDKQVNLFKT comes from the coding sequence ATGATGTTTGCTTCAGTATTTGCTTCGCTAGGGACTCGTATTATGTTTGTCGTGCTAGCCGCTCTTTTAGGTTTAGGGGGGCTTTTTATTGGTTTTGTAAAGGTTATACAAAAAGATGTGTTAGTGCAACTCATGGAGCATTTAGAAACCGGGCAATACAAAAAGCGTGAAAAAACGCTCGCTTACATGACAAAAATTATTGAACAGGGCATTCATGAGTATTACAAAAATTTTGACAATGCTACTGCAAGAAAAATGGCGTTGGATTATTTCAAACGCATTAACGACGATAAGGGCATGATTTATATGGTGGTGGTGGATAAAAACGGGGTAGTGCTGTTTGATCCGGTCAATCCTAAAACCGTAGGCCAATCAGGGCTTGACGCTCAGAGCGTTGATGGGGTGTATTATGTTAGGGGGTATTTGGAAGCGGCTAAAAAAGGGGGAGGCTACACTTATTATAAAATGCCTAAATACGATGGAGGCGTGCCGGAGAAAAAATTCGCCTACTCGCATTATGATGAGGTGTCTCAAATGGTGATCGCAACGACTTCTTATTACACTGACATTAACACAGAAAATAAAGCGATTAAAGAAGGCGTGAATAAGGTTTTTAATGAAAACACCGCAAAATTATTCCTTTGGATACTGACAGCGACGATAGCGTTAGTGGTTTTGACGCTCATATACGCTAAACTAAGGATCGTGAAACGCATTGATGAATTGGTCCTTAAAATCAACGCTTTTAGCCATGGGGATAAGGATTTGAGGGCCAAAATTGATGTGGGTGATCGCAACGATGAAATCTCGCAAGTGGGCCGTGGGATCAATTTGTTTGTGGAAAACGCCCGCTTGATTATGGAAGAGATTAAAGGCATTTCCACTTCCAATAAAACTTCAATGGACAAATTAGTCCAAATCGCGCAAGAAACCCAAAAGAGCATGAAAGATTCCTCAACCACTCTAAATTCCGTAAAAAATAAAGCCACGGATGTAGCGAGCATGATGAATGCTTCCATAGAGCAGTCTCAAGGGTTAAGGAAGCGTTTGATTGAAACGCAAGGGCTTGTCAAAGAGAGCAAGGATGCGATCGGGGATTTATTTTCTCAAATCATAGAGAGCGCGCACACTGAAGAGGAACTCTCTAGTAAAGTGGAGCAGCTAAGCCGTAACGCTGATGATGTCAAATCCATTTTGGATATTATCAATGATATTGCCGATCAGACGAATCTGTTAGCCCTAAACGCTGCTATTGAAGCCGCAAGGGCTGGCGAGCATGGCAGAGGCTTTGCGGTGGTGGCGGATGAGGTTAGGAATTTAGCCGGGCGCACTCAAAAGTCTTTAGCCGAAATCAATTCCACTATCATGGTGATTGTCCAAGAAATCAATGATGTGAGTTCGCAAATGAATCTCAATTCGCAAAAAATGGAGCGCTTGAGCGATATGAGTAAAAGCGTGCAAGAAACTTACGAAAAAATGAGTTCTAATTTAAGCTCAGTCGTGTCAGATAGCAATCAAAGCATGGACGATTACGCTAAATCCGGACACCAAATTGAAGCTATGGTAAGCGATTTTGTAGAAGTGGAAAAAGTGGCTTCTAAAACTTTAGCGGATTCTTCAGATATTTTAAATATCGCTACGCATGTGAGTGGAACGACTATGAATTTAGACAAACAAGTGAATTTGTTTAAAACTTAA
- a CDS encoding bifunctional metallophosphatase/5'-nucleotidase, producing the protein MRKLILLIFFTLALSISAKEVKIVFLETSDIHGWLFSYDYAIGEQKPNNGLTRIAALIKKQRAENKNVVLIDSGDLLQGNSAELFNDEPIHPLVRAENDLKFDIRVLGNHEFNFSKDFLEKNIKGFNGGVVNANIIKIADNKPFVKPYMIKKIDGVRVAVVGFLVPHIPTWEASTPEHFAGLKFLDAEEALKKTLKELKGKYDILIGAFHLGREDEKGGDGIPDLAKKFPQFDIIFAGHEHAVYNTKVGKVHTIEPGAYGAYLAKGVVVFDTQTKKKTITTENLPTKDIPEDEELAKKYEYVDKKSKEYANEVVGEVTKTFIDRPDFITGGEKITTMPTAVLQETPVIELINKVQKYYANADVSAAALFNFGANLKKGPFKRKDVAYIYKFANTLIGVHITGENLLKYMEWSYRFYNQLQPGDLTISFNENVRGYNFDMFSGVKYQVDVTKPAGQRIINPTINGKPIDLKAVYKLAINNYRFGTLSTTLKLVTDADRYYDSYDALQDNGQIRDLIIQYITEEKGGKVTPELEHNWEIINYDFKNPLLKKLREKLKEGSIKIPTSKDGRTLNVRSIKESEIK; encoded by the coding sequence ATGAGAAAATTGATTTTACTCATCTTTTTCACGCTGGCACTTTCAATATCGGCAAAAGAAGTCAAAATCGTGTTTTTAGAAACTTCAGACATTCATGGGTGGCTTTTTTCGTATGATTATGCGATTGGCGAGCAAAAACCCAATAACGGCTTGACAAGGATTGCGGCTTTAATCAAAAAGCAAAGGGCTGAAAATAAAAATGTGGTTTTGATTGACAGCGGGGATTTGTTGCAGGGTAATAGCGCGGAGTTGTTTAATGATGAGCCTATCCACCCGCTAGTTAGAGCCGAAAACGATTTGAAATTTGACATTCGTGTGCTTGGCAATCATGAGTTTAACTTCAGTAAAGATTTTTTAGAAAAAAATATTAAGGGGTTTAATGGCGGTGTCGTGAACGCGAATATTATCAAAATTGCGGACAATAAGCCGTTTGTGAAACCTTATATGATTAAAAAAATTGATGGCGTGAGGGTGGCGGTTGTGGGGTTTTTGGTGCCGCACATCCCAACTTGGGAGGCCTCTACGCCTGAACATTTTGCAGGCTTGAAGTTTTTGGACGCTGAAGAAGCGTTAAAAAAGACTTTGAAAGAGCTGAAAGGGAAGTATGATATTTTGATTGGCGCTTTTCATTTGGGGCGAGAAGATGAGAAAGGTGGCGACGGGATACCGGATTTAGCGAAAAAATTCCCGCAATTTGACATCATTTTTGCCGGGCATGAGCATGCGGTTTATAACACCAAAGTGGGAAAGGTGCATACCATTGAGCCTGGAGCGTATGGGGCTTATCTGGCAAAGGGTGTGGTGGTGTTTGACACTCAAACAAAGAAAAAAACCATAACGACTGAAAATTTACCCACAAAAGATATTCCAGAAGATGAAGAATTAGCGAAAAAATACGAATATGTGGATAAAAAATCAAAAGAATACGCTAATGAAGTGGTTGGCGAAGTGACAAAAACCTTTATTGACAGGCCTGATTTTATCACAGGAGGAGAAAAAATCACCACGATGCCAACCGCCGTCTTGCAAGAAACACCGGTGATAGAATTGATCAACAAAGTCCAAAAATATTACGCAAACGCCGATGTTTCAGCGGCAGCCTTATTCAATTTTGGGGCGAATTTGAAAAAAGGGCCTTTCAAAAGAAAAGATGTCGCCTACATTTACAAGTTCGCTAATACGCTCATTGGGGTGCATATCACGGGTGAAAACCTGTTGAAATACATGGAATGGTCATACCGATTTTACAACCAGTTGCAACCGGGCGATTTGACGATCAGTTTTAATGAAAACGTTCGCGGCTATAACTTTGATATGTTTTCTGGCGTGAAATACCAAGTTGACGTTACCAAACCCGCCGGGCAAAGGATTATTAATCCGACAATTAACGGAAAACCCATTGATTTAAAAGCGGTGTATAAATTAGCGATCAACAATTACCGATTTGGGACATTATCCACGACTTTAAAATTGGTTACAGACGCTGATAGGTATTATGATTCTTACGATGCATTGCAAGATAACGGGCAAATACGGGATTTGATCATCCAATACATCACGGAAGAAAAAGGTGGGAAGGTAACCCCTGAACTGGAACATAACTGGGAAATCATCAACTACGATTTCAAAAACCCGCTGCTAAAAAAATTGAGAGAAAAATTAAAAGAAGGGAGCATCAAAATCCCCACTTCAAAAGACGGGAGGACTTTGAACGTCAGATCTATTAAGGAAAGTGAAATTAAATAA
- a CDS encoding S-ribosylhomocysteine lyase translates to MKMNVESFNLDHTKVKAPYVRVADRKKGTNGDVIVKYDVRFKQPNQDHMDMPSLHSLEHLVAEIIRNHANYVVDWSPMGCQTGFYLTVLNHDNYTEVLEVLEKTMQDVLKAKEVPASNEKQCGWAANHTLEGAKNLARAFLDKRAEWSEVGV, encoded by the coding sequence ATGAAAATGAATGTAGAGAGTTTTAATTTGGATCACACCAAAGTCAAAGCCCCTTATGTGCGTGTCGCTGATCGCAAAAAGGGCACTAATGGGGATGTGATTGTCAAATACGATGTGCGCTTCAAGCAACCCAACCAAGATCACATGGACATGCCTAGCCTACACTCTTTAGAGCATTTAGTCGCTGAGATCATCCGCAACCATGCCAATTATGTCGTGGATTGGTCGCCTATGGGTTGCCAAACGGGATTTTATCTCACGGTGTTAAACCATGACAATTACACAGAGGTTTTAGAGGTTTTAGAAAAGACAATGCAAGACGTGTTAAAGGCTAAAGAAGTGCCTGCTAGCAATGAAAAGCAATGCGGTTGGGCGGCTAACCACACTTTAGAGGGCGCCAAGAATTTAGCGCGCGCTTTTTTAGACAAACGCGCTGAGTGGTCTGAAGTGGGGGTTTGA
- a CDS encoding cystathionine gamma-synthase, with protein MHMQTKLIHGGISEDATTGAVSVPIYQTSTYRQDAIGRHKGYEYSRSGNPTRFALEELIADLEGGVKGFAFASGLAGIHAVFSLLQSGDHVLLGDDVYGGTFRLFNKVLVKNGLSCTIIDTSDISQIKKAIKQNTKALYLETPSNPLLKITDLVQCASVAKDHGLLTIVDNTFATPYCQNPLLLGADIVVHSGTKYLGGHSDVVAGLVTTNDEALAQEIAFFQNAIGGVLGPQDSWLLQRGIKTLGLRMEAHQKNALCVAEFLEKHPKVERVYYPGLPTHPNYELAKKQMHGFSGMLSFTLKNDSEAVAFVESLKLFILGESLGGVESLVGIPAFMTHACIPKEQREAAGIRDGLVRLSVGIEHEQDLLEDLEQAFAKIS; from the coding sequence ATGCACATGCAAACCAAATTAATCCATGGAGGCATTAGTGAGGACGCGACAACGGGGGCGGTGAGCGTGCCTATTTATCAAACTTCCACCTACCGCCAAGACGCTATAGGCCGCCACAAGGGCTATGAATACTCTCGCTCAGGCAACCCCACGCGCTTTGCTTTAGAAGAGCTCATCGCCGATTTAGAAGGGGGGGTTAAGGGGTTTGCTTTTGCCTCTGGACTAGCTGGAATCCACGCCGTTTTTTCCCTTTTACAATCAGGCGATCATGTGTTATTAGGCGATGATGTTTATGGGGGGACTTTCCGCTTGTTTAATAAAGTGCTTGTCAAAAACGGGCTTTCTTGCACCATTATAGACACTAGCGATATATCCCAAATCAAAAAGGCTATCAAGCAAAACACCAAAGCCCTTTATTTAGAAACCCCTAGTAACCCTTTGCTTAAAATCACGGATTTAGTGCAATGCGCCAGTGTCGCTAAAGATCATGGTTTGCTCACTATCGTGGATAACACCTTTGCCACCCCCTATTGCCAAAACCCGCTTCTTTTGGGAGCGGACATTGTGGTGCATAGCGGCACAAAATATTTAGGCGGGCATAGCGATGTGGTTGCCGGTCTTGTAACCACTAATGATGAAGCGCTAGCCCAAGAGATCGCTTTTTTCCAAAACGCTATCGGTGGGGTTTTGGGCCCTCAAGACAGCTGGCTGTTGCAAAGAGGGATTAAAACGCTGGGATTACGCATGGAAGCCCATCAAAAAAACGCCCTTTGTGTGGCTGAGTTTTTAGAAAAACACCCTAAAGTAGAAAGGGTTTATTACCCGGGCTTGCCCACTCACCCTAATTACGAGCTGGCCAAAAAACAGATGCACGGCTTTAGCGGGATGCTCTCTTTCACCCTCAAAAATGACAGCGAAGCGGTTGCTTTTGTAGAAAGCCTTAAACTATTCATTTTAGGCGAGAGTTTGGGCGGGGTGGAAAGTTTGGTGGGGATTCCGGCGTTTATGACCCATGCGTGTATCCCTAAAGAACAACGAGAAGCTGCCGGGATTAGAGATGGCTTGGTGCGCTTGTCTGTGGGGATTGAGCATGAACAGGATCTGTTAGAAGATTTAGAGCAAGCGTTCGCTAAAATAAGCTAA
- a CDS encoding O-acetylserine-dependent cystathionine beta-synthase gives MIITAMQDAIGRTPVFKFTNKDYPIPLKSAIYAKLEHLNPGGSVKDRLGQYLIEEGFKTGKITSKTTIIEPTAGNTGIALALVALKHHLKTIFVVPEKFSTEKQQIMRALGALVINTPTSEGISGAIKKSKELAESIPNSYLPLQFENPDNPAAYYHTLAPEIVQELGTNFTSFVAGIGSGGTFAGTAKYLKERIPNIRLIGVEPEGSILNGGEPGPHEIEGIGVEFIPPFFANLDIDGFETISDEEGFSYTRKLAKKNGLLVGSSSGAAFAAALKEAQRLPEGSQVLTIFPDVADRYLSKGIYL, from the coding sequence ATGATTATCACCGCAATGCAAGACGCCATAGGCCGCACTCCCGTTTTTAAATTCACTAACAAGGATTACCCCATTCCATTAAAGTCCGCTATTTACGCCAAACTGGAGCATTTAAACCCGGGAGGGAGCGTTAAAGATCGCTTAGGCCAATACCTTATAGAAGAAGGGTTTAAAACGGGCAAAATCACTTCTAAAACAACCATCATTGAGCCTACCGCAGGCAATACCGGCATCGCTCTAGCCTTAGTGGCGCTCAAGCACCATCTCAAAACCATCTTTGTTGTCCCGGAAAAATTCAGCACAGAAAAACAGCAAATCATGAGGGCTTTGGGGGCTTTAGTGATCAACACGCCTACTAGCGAGGGGATTTCTGGTGCCATTAAAAAAAGTAAAGAGTTAGCCGAAAGTATCCCTAATAGCTATTTGCCCTTACAATTTGAAAACCCTGATAATCCCGCCGCTTACTACCACACTCTAGCCCCTGAGATTGTCCAAGAATTAGGCACAAATTTTACGAGCTTTGTAGCTGGGATAGGGAGTGGTGGCACTTTTGCTGGCACGGCTAAGTATTTGAAAGAACGCATTCCTAATATTCGTTTGATTGGGGTGGAGCCGGAGGGTTCTATTTTGAATGGGGGCGAGCCTGGGCCTCATGAAATTGAGGGCATTGGCGTGGAATTCATCCCCCCTTTTTTTGCAAACTTGGATATTGATGGCTTTGAAACGATCTCAGATGAAGAGGGTTTTAGCTACACTAGGAAGTTAGCCAAGAAAAACGGCTTATTAGTGGGGAGCTCTAGCGGGGCCGCTTTTGCGGCAGCACTGAAAGAAGCACAACGCCTTCCTGAAGGCAGCCAGGTTTTAACCATTTTCCCGGATGTTGCCGATCGTTATCTTTCTAAAGGTATTTATTTATAA